A section of the Metabacillus endolithicus genome encodes:
- a CDS encoding ATP-binding protein, whose translation MFTLNVKIPCDLNEIEKLEKVIGEQLSLYQSSVRDHICFIVHELLINSFEATVKTFSAPSSLYSINAHVEMTHSEYIIHITDECGGVKGEVFTHELEDILLEERGRGLLMVRELVDSISFDQNDEEGLFTVLVKKERGA comes from the coding sequence ATGTTTACGTTAAATGTTAAAATTCCATGTGACTTAAATGAAATTGAGAAACTAGAGAAAGTAATTGGGGAGCAACTCTCACTTTATCAATCTTCTGTAAGAGACCATATCTGCTTTATTGTTCATGAACTACTAATTAATTCCTTTGAAGCAACGGTGAAAACTTTTTCTGCTCCGTCATCACTATATTCTATTAATGCACATGTTGAAATGACTCATTCAGAGTATATCATTCATATAACTGATGAATGTGGTGGCGTAAAAGGTGAAGTCTTTACTCATGAGCTAGAAGATATCCTCTTAGAAGAACGTGGACGAGGACTGCTTATGGTAAGGGAGCTAGTAGACAGTATCTCTTTTGATCAAAATGATGAAGAGGGTCTATTTACGGTTTTAGTTAAGAAAGAAAGGGGCGCCTAG
- a CDS encoding STAS domain-containing protein — translation MDAARNETTEIEQTKEYQLFRLSGKLTYGKTQESKEAILEKINPEATNYVFDLTAVEMVDSTGIGLFITFLNYMDSDKTTFLIIENSFIRELFTIAKLNKLFIICSNLEEVHRKVKEGREL, via the coding sequence TTGGACGCAGCTAGAAATGAAACAACAGAAATAGAACAAACGAAAGAATATCAGCTATTTAGATTATCAGGAAAACTAACGTATGGAAAAACACAAGAATCGAAGGAAGCTATTCTTGAAAAAATAAATCCAGAAGCCACAAACTATGTATTTGACCTTACCGCTGTAGAAATGGTTGATAGTACGGGCATTGGGTTATTTATTACTTTCTTGAATTACATGGATTCTGATAAAACTACTTTTTTAATTATAGAAAATAGCTTTATTCGAGAGTTATTTACCATTGCAAAGCTAAATAAATTATTTATAATTTGTTCGAATTTAGAAGAAGTGCACAGAAAAGTAAAGGAGGGAAGAGAGTTATGA
- a CDS encoding methyl-accepting chemotaxis protein yields the protein MKLGVKGKLTLWFLILFLIGTSILIFQSVYTVKKEVLDLAEENLNSDLKVAKGLIDQQYPGEWTIKGNELYKGDTKVNDNEEIVDSIGELTSNAVTVFQGDTRVTTNVKDEAGKRAVGTKVSDAVAAVTLAKGETYIGEANVVGKNLVTVYEPIKNHAGEIIGMLFVGHSTEAYETMTSNFQFQLLVEGIVALIVIALIMWWVIHRQIQPLQKMTALSKQIADGDLTGNEINTKLNDEIGELSQSINLMKTNLKNLISKVIETADQTAATSEELSASADVTGEMSSQIASTTTEIAAGVSKQSSEANNILIKMKETASHVEVGGQIIDGTLDLARRSTTEAGQGNTAINEAIQHLGKVTNTVEFATESIQKLGKRSEEIGSIITVISDISNQTNLLALNAAIEAARAGENGKGFAVVADEVRKLAEQSNTAANQITTLIEDIQSETKVTVNTMETNLVSVKEQVGLIEKGGESLHKIVFNVKETEQGVTKVKDIFLELRNYTSSVLDSIEKVTEVIEASAALSEEAAASTEEQSATIEEVSESARELAKMAEQLKQELTVFNL from the coding sequence ATGAAATTAGGTGTAAAAGGAAAGTTAACTCTTTGGTTTTTAATTCTTTTCCTTATCGGCACGTCAATCTTGATCTTTCAATCTGTGTATACGGTAAAAAAAGAAGTGCTAGATCTTGCTGAAGAGAATTTAAATAGTGATTTAAAAGTAGCAAAAGGACTAATAGACCAACAATACCCTGGTGAATGGACAATAAAAGGTAATGAGCTATATAAAGGCGATACAAAGGTAAACGATAATGAAGAGATTGTAGATTCCATTGGTGAACTAACTAGTAATGCTGTGACAGTCTTCCAAGGAGATACAAGGGTTACGACAAATGTTAAAGATGAAGCTGGAAAGAGAGCTGTAGGAACAAAGGTTTCAGATGCTGTTGCTGCTGTGACGTTAGCCAAAGGTGAAACGTATATCGGTGAAGCTAATGTTGTTGGAAAAAATTTAGTTACAGTTTATGAACCTATTAAAAATCATGCAGGTGAAATTATTGGAATGCTATTTGTAGGTCATTCTACTGAAGCTTATGAAACAATGACTTCTAACTTTCAATTTCAACTATTGGTAGAGGGGATCGTTGCATTAATCGTTATTGCACTTATTATGTGGTGGGTGATTCATCGTCAAATTCAACCATTACAAAAAATGACTGCACTTTCTAAGCAAATTGCTGATGGTGACTTAACCGGTAATGAAATTAACACCAAACTAAACGATGAAATTGGTGAGTTATCACAATCAATTAATTTAATGAAAACGAATCTGAAGAACCTTATATCAAAGGTGATTGAAACAGCTGATCAAACAGCAGCAACTTCAGAGGAGTTATCAGCAAGTGCTGACGTAACAGGGGAAATGAGTTCTCAAATTGCTAGTACAACAACTGAAATTGCAGCAGGAGTTTCGAAGCAATCCTCTGAAGCTAATAATATATTAATTAAAATGAAAGAAACAGCAAGTCATGTTGAAGTGGGCGGTCAAATTATTGATGGAACTCTTGATTTGGCAAGGCGCTCAACAACAGAAGCTGGTCAAGGAAATACGGCAATAAATGAGGCGATTCAGCATCTTGGAAAAGTAACGAATACTGTAGAATTTGCTACAGAGTCCATCCAAAAGCTTGGGAAACGATCTGAGGAGATTGGCAGTATTATTACAGTGATTTCAGACATTTCAAATCAAACAAACTTATTAGCATTGAATGCTGCGATAGAAGCGGCAAGAGCTGGTGAAAATGGAAAAGGATTTGCTGTTGTAGCAGATGAAGTTCGTAAGCTTGCAGAGCAATCGAATACAGCTGCAAACCAAATTACAACATTAATTGAAGACATTCAATCTGAAACAAAAGTAACTGTGAATACAATGGAAACAAATCTTGTCTCTGTAAAAGAACAGGTTGGATTAATTGAAAAAGGTGGAGAATCTCTTCATAAAATCGTATTTAATGTTAAGGAAACGGAGCAAGGAGTTACAAAGGTGAAAGATATCTTCTTAGAACTAAGAAATTATACAAGCTCTGTTCTTGATTCAATTGAAAAGGTTACAGAAGTGATTGAAGCATCAGCAGCTTTATCTGAGGAAGCTGCTGCGTCCACTGAAGAGCAAAGTGCAACGATAGAGGAAGTGTCTGAAAGCGCAAGAGAGCTGGCGAAGATGGCTGAACAATTAAAACAAGAGCTTACAGTCTTTAACCTGTAA
- a CDS encoding GAF domain-containing SpoIIE family protein phosphatase encodes MSKLKKFEQAALNVMQLMSETITARSFFVATTRNNRFKILEKFNLEGGCPIPSHVDEPVEMSYCHIVANNRKPLLVKDAENKEPFKSMAVTDAFSIGSYAGVPIYMQDGSVFGTLCALDPIPNRLREEDISVLEMFASFISNTISLEEAYSKLKQYEEQITLELQLAKNIQTSFLSEVIDDEHIKVDFLYTPSSDLSGDLCRWGKVKNGVYTAIVLDVMGHGVSSAMIGMAITPILETIANDVNSPYEVMCELNRLIKEWFQNNSKVTTFITGIYLVIDTNNNVIKYYNAGHPAGMLVNHNGTSEILEEGGVPLGILDELPYVEASVTYQNPCEILLYSDGVLDHLIEKNDSKQLILALMDRYKEYVNNQVSIIPLLKDQVRRLNTLNDDICAVSISVK; translated from the coding sequence ATGAGTAAATTAAAGAAGTTTGAACAGGCAGCATTAAACGTCATGCAATTAATGAGTGAAACGATAACGGCTCGTTCTTTTTTTGTCGCAACTACTAGAAATAACCGATTTAAAATACTAGAAAAATTCAATCTTGAAGGCGGATGTCCAATTCCGAGCCATGTTGACGAACCAGTCGAAATGTCGTACTGCCATATTGTAGCTAACAATAGAAAACCTTTATTAGTAAAAGATGCAGAAAATAAAGAACCGTTTAAAAGCATGGCCGTAACAGATGCATTTTCAATTGGATCATATGCAGGGGTACCTATTTACATGCAAGATGGATCAGTTTTTGGAACATTATGTGCTCTAGATCCGATTCCAAACCGTCTAAGGGAAGAAGACATTTCTGTTTTGGAGATGTTTGCAAGCTTTATCAGCAACACCATTAGTCTAGAAGAGGCGTATTCAAAGCTAAAACAATATGAAGAACAGATAACATTGGAGCTTCAGTTAGCGAAGAACATTCAGACTTCCTTTTTAAGTGAAGTAATAGATGATGAACACATAAAGGTGGATTTCCTTTACACTCCTTCCTCCGATTTATCAGGTGATCTATGCCGTTGGGGGAAAGTAAAGAATGGCGTGTACACAGCAATTGTTCTGGATGTTATGGGACATGGAGTTTCATCAGCTATGATAGGAATGGCAATTACACCTATTTTAGAAACAATAGCGAATGATGTGAACTCTCCTTATGAAGTAATGTGCGAGTTAAATCGGTTAATAAAAGAGTGGTTTCAGAATAATTCCAAGGTTACCACCTTTATAACAGGTATTTATCTAGTAATTGATACGAACAACAATGTGATTAAGTATTATAATGCCGGACACCCCGCAGGAATGCTAGTCAATCATAACGGAACTTCTGAGATATTGGAGGAAGGTGGCGTACCATTAGGAATATTGGATGAGTTACCCTATGTAGAAGCGAGTGTAACCTATCAAAATCCATGTGAAATCCTCCTTTATTCGGATGGAGTACTTGATCATTTAATCGAAAAAAATGATTCAAAGCAACTTATTTTAGCATTAATGGATCGATATAAAGAGTATGTGAACAATCAAGTTTCCATCATTCCGTTGCTGAAGGACCAAGTAAGACGATTAAACACATTAAACGACGATATTTGTGCGGTATCAATTTCGGTTAAATAA